Proteins encoded together in one Penaeus vannamei isolate JL-2024 chromosome 9, ASM4276789v1, whole genome shotgun sequence window:
- the LOC138862722 gene encoding protein lethal(2)essential for life-like: protein MENKNTSSLAEQKPEAPECKEDSLLPIAEKGLFFDDSFFEDIRKHFETAIDQILDTWGETKSVSDLMSSYRRVRDRNLQQENQVMAFSEDDQNHKVVLDVHDFKSGDVKVRVEDNQVVVEGRVEKEEGDYKSMKSFCRRFNFPGKVDMGAVTSAMSSDGVLTVTAPKIPQAA, encoded by the exons ATGGAGAACAAAAATACTAGCTCCCTTGCTGAACAGAAACCAGAAGCTCCCGAATGCAAAGAGGATTCACTTCTCCCAATCGCTGAGAAGGGACTTTTCTTCGACGATTCCTTCTTCGAGGATATTCGGAAGCACTTTGAGACAGCCATCGACCAAATCCTGGACACTTGGGGAGAAACCAAATCCGTGAGTGATCTGATGAGTAGCTACAGACGTGTAAGAGACCGCAATTTGCAGCAGGAGAACCAAGTAATGGCCTTCAGTGAAGACGACCAGAATCATAAG GTTGTACTAGATGTTCATGACTTCAAGAGTGGAGACGTTAAGGTCAGAGTGGAAGATAatcaggtggtggtggaaggtcgagtggaaaaggaagagggcgatTACAAGTCCATGAAAAGCTTCTGTCGACGTTTCAACTTTCCAGGCAAAGTGGACATGGGGGCCGTGACTTCCGCAATGTCTTCCGATGGCGTGTTGACTGTCACGGCTCCGAAGATTCCACAGGCAGCATAA